From the genome of Segatella hominis, one region includes:
- the metH gene encoding methionine synthase encodes MGKTIREIVKEKILILDGAMGTEIQKYNLTEEDFRGDRFQDIPGQMKGNNDMLNITRPDVISDIYRRYLEAGADIISANTFSSQRISQADYHLENQAREMAYEGARLARIQCDLFSTDDKPRFVAGDVGPTNKTCSMSPDVSNPAAREITYDELFEDTCEQIDGLIEGGVDVILIETIFDTLNCKAMIDAALTTMKKHGVDLPIMVSLTVSDLAGRTLSGQTIEAFLASISSYPIFSVGMNCAFGAPQMKPFIKRMGAVAPWYISAHPNAGLPNEMGQYDETAESMAPKIKEFLDEGLVNIIGGCCGTSPEFIASYDRMAQGVKPHQVAAKPDTMWLSGLDLLDVDDSVKLPMDASRFVNVGERCNVAGSRKFLRLINEKQYEEALDIARKQVADGAAVVDVNMDDGLLDAKVEMVNFLNMIAAEPEIAKVPIMIDSSKWDVIVAGLKCCQGKCIVNSISLKEGEEKFISHARDVMRYGAAVVVMCFDEIGQATTFERRIEIAERAYRILVDKVGMNPLDIIFDPNVLAIATGMEEHDNYAVEFIRATEWIHQHLPGAHVSGGVSNLSFSFRGNTYIREAIHAVFLHHAQLVGMDFGIVNAKARKDYAKLPEVQRELIEDVVLNRRKGAADELIDLANEIKEQMDAAKAAAKAGGAPVAKPAAPEWRKEPVENRLKYALRKGITEFLQKDIDEALAKYPHAVNVIEGPLMDGMNEVGALFGEGKMFLPQVVKTARTMKAAVSILQPHIEAENTGSSTKAGKVVMATVKGDVHDIGKNIVCVVMSCNNFDIIDLGVMVPAEQIVKKAIEEKVDAIGLSGLITPSLDEMVHVAHEMQKAGLRIPIMVGGATTSELHVALKIAPEYGGPVVWVKDASLNAGICTRLFDKVEGPKFVKELDDKYAKMRAEYHEQQQKLASLDEARKNKLNLFE; translated from the coding sequence ATGGGTAAGACGATAAGAGAGATTGTTAAGGAGAAAATTCTGATTCTCGACGGTGCGATGGGCACGGAGATTCAGAAGTACAATTTGACGGAGGAAGACTTCAGGGGCGACAGATTCCAGGATATTCCAGGACAGATGAAGGGTAATAATGATATGCTCAATATTACCCGCCCCGATGTAATTTCAGATATTTACCGGAGGTACCTCGAGGCGGGTGCCGATATTATTTCTGCCAACACGTTTTCTTCGCAGCGCATTTCACAGGCTGATTATCACTTGGAAAATCAAGCCCGGGAAATGGCTTACGAGGGAGCCAGGCTGGCACGCATACAGTGCGACCTTTTCAGCACGGATGACAAACCGCGTTTTGTGGCGGGCGATGTGGGTCCTACCAACAAAACGTGCAGTATGAGTCCTGACGTGAGCAATCCTGCGGCACGTGAGATTACGTATGATGAACTTTTTGAGGATACATGCGAGCAAATCGACGGTCTCATCGAGGGTGGTGTGGATGTGATTCTCATCGAAACCATCTTTGATACGCTCAACTGTAAGGCGATGATCGACGCGGCGCTTACCACGATGAAGAAGCACGGTGTGGACCTGCCTATCATGGTGAGTCTGACCGTGAGCGATCTGGCTGGTCGTACCCTGAGCGGACAGACCATCGAGGCTTTCCTGGCCAGCATCTCGTCTTATCCTATCTTTTCGGTGGGCATGAACTGTGCCTTCGGTGCTCCGCAGATGAAACCTTTCATCAAGCGCATGGGGGCTGTGGCGCCCTGGTATATCAGCGCCCATCCGAACGCCGGATTGCCTAACGAGATGGGGCAGTATGACGAGACGGCTGAGAGTATGGCTCCGAAAATCAAGGAGTTCCTCGACGAGGGACTGGTCAACATTATCGGCGGTTGCTGTGGTACTTCGCCCGAATTCATCGCCAGTTACGACCGTATGGCGCAGGGGGTGAAACCTCATCAGGTGGCAGCCAAACCGGACACCATGTGGCTCTCCGGACTCGATCTGCTCGATGTAGATGACTCCGTGAAACTCCCGATGGATGCGTCAAGATTTGTCAACGTGGGTGAGCGATGCAACGTGGCGGGTAGTCGCAAGTTCCTCCGACTCATCAATGAAAAACAGTATGAGGAGGCGTTGGATATCGCCCGCAAGCAGGTGGCCGACGGGGCTGCAGTCGTGGATGTCAACATGGATGACGGTCTGCTGGATGCCAAGGTGGAAATGGTCAACTTCCTCAATATGATAGCTGCTGAACCTGAGATCGCCAAGGTGCCTATCATGATCGACTCCTCGAAATGGGATGTCATCGTTGCCGGACTGAAGTGCTGTCAGGGTAAGTGCATCGTCAACTCCATCTCACTCAAGGAAGGTGAGGAGAAGTTTATCTCCCACGCCCGTGATGTGATGAGATACGGAGCTGCCGTGGTGGTGATGTGTTTCGATGAAATCGGGCAGGCTACTACCTTCGAGCGCCGTATTGAGATAGCCGAGAGGGCTTATCGTATCCTCGTGGATAAGGTGGGCATGAATCCGCTCGACATCATCTTCGACCCGAATGTGCTGGCCATCGCTACGGGTATGGAGGAGCACGACAACTATGCCGTGGAGTTTATCCGCGCTACGGAATGGATCCACCAGCATCTGCCTGGTGCCCATGTGAGCGGTGGTGTGAGCAACCTCTCTTTCTCCTTCCGTGGCAATACTTATATCCGCGAGGCTATCCACGCCGTTTTTCTTCATCATGCCCAGTTGGTTGGTATGGACTTCGGTATCGTAAATGCCAAAGCCAGAAAGGATTACGCCAAATTGCCTGAAGTACAGCGTGAACTCATCGAGGACGTGGTGCTCAACCGCAGAAAGGGTGCTGCTGACGAACTGATAGACCTGGCTAATGAGATCAAGGAGCAGATGGATGCTGCCAAGGCTGCAGCCAAGGCTGGCGGTGCGCCCGTGGCTAAACCGGCTGCTCCGGAATGGCGCAAGGAACCGGTGGAGAACCGCTTGAAATATGCCCTGCGCAAGGGTATCACGGAGTTCCTGCAGAAGGATATCGATGAGGCACTCGCCAAATATCCGCATGCCGTGAATGTAATCGAGGGACCGCTGATGGACGGTATGAACGAAGTGGGTGCGCTCTTCGGCGAAGGAAAGATGTTCCTGCCACAGGTGGTCAAGACCGCACGCACGATGAAAGCGGCTGTTTCTATCCTCCAACCGCATATCGAGGCTGAGAATACGGGCAGTTCTACCAAGGCTGGCAAGGTGGTGATGGCTACCGTGAAGGGTGATGTGCATGATATCGGAAAGAACATCGTCTGCGTGGTGATGTCGTGCAATAACTTCGATATCATCGACTTAGGTGTGATGGTTCCTGCCGAACAGATTGTCAAGAAGGCTATCGAGGAAAAGGTGGATGCCATCGGATTGAGCGGACTGATTACGCCGTCGCTCGATGAAATGGTGCATGTGGCTCACGAGATGCAGAAGGCGGGGCTGCGCATCCCTATCATGGTGGGCGGTGCTACTACCAGCGAACTGCACGTGGCGCTCAAGATAGCTCCGGAATACGGCGGTCCGGTGGTCTGGGTGAAAGACGCGAGTCTGAATGCCGGCATCTGCACCCGCCTCTTTGATAAGGTGGAAGGTCCGAAATTCGTGAAGGAACTGGACGACAAATATGCTAAGATGAGGGCGGAATATCATGAGCAGCAGCAGAAACTCGCCAGCCTCGATGAAGCCCGCAAGAATAAGTTGAACTTGTTTGAATAA
- the smpB gene encoding SsrA-binding protein SmpB, translating into MNKQEQELRKKSPIQIRNKKASFEYFFVDTYTAGIVLTGTEIKSIRGGKASLVDCYCDFYQGELWVKGMNISPYFYGSFSNHEARRDRKLLLNKRELRRLEEDSKQPGFTIVPILVFIDDHGRAKVDIALCKGKKEYDKRQTLKEKEDRREMDRAIKHF; encoded by the coding sequence ATGAACAAGCAAGAACAGGAACTCCGCAAGAAGAGTCCGATACAGATAAGAAACAAGAAGGCATCCTTCGAATACTTCTTCGTGGATACCTATACAGCAGGCATCGTGCTTACTGGTACGGAAATCAAGTCGATACGTGGCGGTAAGGCTTCGCTCGTGGACTGCTATTGTGACTTCTACCAGGGCGAACTCTGGGTGAAGGGAATGAACATCTCTCCTTATTTCTACGGCTCATTCAGCAATCACGAGGCCCGCAGAGACCGCAAGTTGCTGCTCAACAAGCGAGAACTCAGAAGACTTGAGGAAGACAGCAAGCAGCCGGGATTTACTATCGTGCCTATACTCGTTTTCATCGACGATCACGGACGTGCCAAGGTGGATATAGCCCTCTGCAAGGGTAAGAAGGAATACGACAAGCGACAGACGCTCAAGGAGAAGGAGGACAGACGAGAAATGGACCGTGCCATCAAGCACTTCTAA
- a CDS encoding DMP19 family protein, with protein sequence MTQVKINDAALQKAALEGMDEFVKVFIDATLEAIGGQLTAQNMAELNSDQITLLAWHFLHEEMMDGGMIQLIHNGFGGFIFRNPTDKAFRNWGIPDLGKLINKAHFFYKKAAAEVEQEMSDEDFMALYEKYPEFDDFDDAFVENEEEWTSKVAYYIDENIQQFATIV encoded by the coding sequence ATGACGCAAGTTAAGATAAATGATGCTGCTCTGCAGAAGGCTGCACTCGAGGGCATGGACGAGTTTGTGAAGGTTTTCATCGATGCTACGCTGGAAGCCATCGGGGGACAGTTGACCGCACAGAACATGGCGGAACTCAACAGCGACCAGATTACGCTCCTGGCATGGCACTTCCTGCACGAGGAGATGATGGATGGCGGTATGATACAGCTCATCCACAACGGCTTCGGCGGGTTCATCTTCAGAAATCCTACCGACAAGGCTTTCCGCAACTGGGGTATCCCGGACTTGGGAAAGCTCATCAACAAGGCCCATTTCTTCTACAAGAAAGCGGCTGCTGAGGTGGAGCAGGAGATGAGCGATGAGGATTTCATGGCGCTCTACGAGAAATATCCTGAATTTGATGACTTTGATGATGCTTTCGTCGAAAATGAGGAGGAATGGACCAGCAAGGTGGCCTACTATATCGACGAAAACATCCAGCAGTTTGCTACTATTGTTTAA
- a CDS encoding iron-sulfur cluster assembly scaffold protein, producing MIYSKEVDNMCVVAKGPNHGPAPIPEEGKWIQAKEIKDISGYTHGVGWCAPQQGACKLSLNIKEGVIQEALVETIGCTGMTHSAAMASEILPGKTILEALNTDLVCDAINTAMRELFLQIVYGRSQSAFSEGGLVIGAGLEDLGKGLRSQTGTLYGTVAKGTRYLELTEGYITKQFLDKDSQVCGYEYVHLGKMMEAIKNGMDANEAVKKFTGSYGRTTAEQGVVKAIDPRKE from the coding sequence ATGATCTATTCTAAAGAAGTGGACAACATGTGCGTTGTCGCTAAGGGTCCTAACCACGGACCAGCTCCAATTCCTGAAGAGGGAAAATGGATTCAGGCAAAAGAGATTAAGGATATCTCTGGTTATACTCACGGTGTGGGTTGGTGTGCTCCTCAGCAGGGTGCTTGTAAGCTTTCTTTGAACATCAAGGAAGGTGTTATCCAGGAGGCTCTCGTTGAGACCATCGGTTGTACTGGTATGACTCACTCAGCAGCTATGGCTTCTGAGATTCTTCCAGGCAAGACTATCCTTGAGGCATTGAACACAGACCTCGTTTGCGATGCTATCAATACAGCAATGCGCGAGCTCTTCCTCCAGATTGTTTACGGTCGTAGCCAGAGCGCTTTCTCTGAGGGCGGTCTCGTTATCGGTGCAGGTCTTGAGGACTTGGGTAAGGGTCTTCGTTCACAGACTGGTACTCTCTACGGTACAGTAGCTAAGGGTACACGTTACCTCGAGTTGACAGAGGGTTACATCACAAAGCAGTTCTTGGATAAGGACAGCCAGGTTTGTGGTTACGAGTATGTACACCTCGGCAAGATGATGGAAGCTATCAAGAACGGTATGGATGCCAACGAGGCAGTAAAGAAGTTCACAGGTAGCTATGGTCGTACAACTGCCGAGCAGGGTGTTGTTAAAGCAATTGATCCACGTAAAGAATAA
- a CDS encoding GGGtGRT protein, whose amino-acid sequence MIRKVSYESQERREKQVLAALNANGIQSLEEANQICEDAGVDPYQMCEDTQRICFENAKWAYVAGAAIAIKKGVKTAADAAEAIGIGLQAFCIPGSVADDRKVGLGHGNLAARLLREETQCFAFLAGHESFAAAEGAIKIAEMANKVRKNPLRVILNGLGKDAAQIISRINGFTYVQTKFDYYTGELKVVNRIAYSDGPRAKVNCYGADDVREGVAINWSEDVDVSITGNSTNPTRFQHPVAGTYKKERIAAGKPYFSVASGGGTGRTLHPDNMAAGPASYGMTDTMGRMHSDAQFAGSSSVPAHVEMMGFLGMGNNPMVGATVAIAVAIDLALNKK is encoded by the coding sequence ATGATTAGAAAAGTAAGTTACGAAAGTCAGGAACGTCGCGAGAAGCAAGTTCTTGCTGCTCTCAATGCTAACGGTATTCAGAGCTTGGAAGAGGCTAATCAAATCTGCGAGGACGCAGGTGTTGATCCTTATCAGATGTGTGAAGACACTCAGCGTATCTGCTTCGAGAACGCTAAGTGGGCATATGTAGCTGGTGCTGCTATTGCTATCAAGAAGGGTGTGAAGACAGCTGCTGATGCTGCCGAGGCTATCGGTATCGGTTTGCAGGCTTTCTGTATCCCTGGTTCTGTAGCTGACGACCGTAAGGTTGGTCTCGGCCACGGTAACTTGGCTGCCCGTTTGCTCCGCGAGGAGACACAGTGCTTTGCTTTCTTGGCAGGTCACGAGTCTTTCGCTGCTGCTGAGGGTGCTATCAAGATCGCAGAGATGGCTAACAAGGTTCGCAAGAACCCATTGCGCGTTATCTTGAACGGTCTTGGTAAGGATGCTGCTCAGATCATCAGCCGTATCAACGGTTTCACATACGTACAGACCAAGTTCGACTACTACACAGGTGAGTTGAAGGTTGTTAACCGTATCGCTTACAGCGATGGCCCACGTGCTAAGGTTAACTGCTATGGTGCTGACGATGTTCGCGAGGGTGTAGCTATCAACTGGAGCGAGGATGTAGATGTATCTATCACTGGTAACTCTACCAACCCTACCCGTTTCCAGCACCCAGTAGCTGGTACTTACAAGAAGGAGCGTATTGCCGCAGGCAAGCCATACTTCTCAGTAGCTTCTGGTGGTGGTACAGGCCGTACATTGCACCCAGATAACATGGCTGCAGGTCCTGCTTCTTACGGTATGACTGATACTATGGGTCGTATGCACTCAGACGCTCAGTTCGCAGGTTCTTCTTCAGTTCCTGCTCACGTAGAGATGATGGGCTTCCTCGGTATGGGTAACAACCCTATGGTAGGTGCTACTGTAGCTATCGCCGTAGCTATCGACTTGGCTTTGAACAAGAAGTAA
- a CDS encoding DUF3791 domain-containing protein — translation MEDRELLLKSNPEFDRLAFTVLAIEASAQKMGISPSEMRRRLDKVGLIKISTIPMSVECFMTKNWNFT, via the coding sequence ATGGAGGATAGAGAACTGTTACTGAAAAGTAACCCAGAATTTGACCGCCTTGCCTTTACGGTATTAGCTATTGAAGCTTCAGCTCAAAAGATGGGTATATCGCCATCTGAAATGAGAAGGCGACTGGATAAGGTGGGATTAATCAAGATTTCTACGATTCCGATGTCTGTCGAATGCTTCATGACCAAGAACTGGAACTTCACCTGA
- a CDS encoding leucine-rich repeat domain-containing protein, with the protein MMKLFKLKLVFMSALLSMFVCKAFAGGNLITEQVTVTITNGEYLSELIKADDAPLITNLKIVGNIDGTDIAYLRELMGVGKYYGMDKEKVKSNLHILDLSMANICEGGDYYCNYSYKGRGYQAYTANNCITAYMFASCHSLTKLILPNNVIRISTYAFYDCSELEEITHSDRITEIGDHAFAKCSKLKEFQLPKLEKLEVGTFRNCSSLISLEIPEGITYLPQSFADGCSSLKSVKLPNTLTKIMLYAFNGCSSLERIDLPETLEGIMSNAFAGCTSLKYFKLPEGITNLGGYIISLCMGVEELHLPKIPLIMTNFTFANCQVKHLYAYEERPHKINQYFFDNINYSTCTLHVPKGTREAYAAAYYWRNFATIVEMDHQTGINAIETTEPVEAKSFAIDGTLIEGKKKGVNIIKYNNGKTKKVLVK; encoded by the coding sequence ATGATGAAACTATTTAAACTTAAATTAGTGTTTATGTCTGCTTTGTTGTCAATGTTTGTCTGCAAGGCTTTTGCTGGGGGTAATCTGATAACAGAGCAGGTGACAGTGACCATAACTAATGGAGAATATCTATCGGAATTGATAAAAGCCGATGATGCTCCACTTATTACCAATCTCAAGATTGTAGGAAACATTGATGGCACGGACATTGCCTACCTGCGTGAATTGATGGGAGTGGGAAAGTATTATGGTATGGATAAAGAAAAAGTGAAGTCTAATTTGCATATACTTGATCTCTCAATGGCGAATATATGTGAAGGTGGAGATTATTACTGTAACTACTCCTATAAAGGTAGGGGGTATCAAGCATATACAGCCAACAACTGTATTACGGCATATATGTTTGCTTCATGCCACTCCCTGACCAAATTGATACTGCCCAACAATGTGATAAGAATTTCTACGTATGCGTTCTATGATTGTTCTGAACTTGAGGAAATCACGCATTCAGATAGGATAACGGAAATAGGAGACCATGCTTTTGCAAAGTGTAGCAAACTAAAGGAATTTCAACTTCCTAAATTAGAGAAGCTGGAAGTGGGTACTTTCAGGAATTGCTCGTCTCTCATTTCATTGGAAATACCAGAAGGAATCACGTATTTACCACAGTCATTTGCTGATGGTTGTTCATCACTTAAGAGTGTGAAATTGCCAAACACTCTGACTAAAATAATGTTGTATGCATTTAATGGTTGCAGTTCATTGGAGAGAATCGACCTGCCTGAGACTTTGGAGGGTATAATGAGTAACGCATTTGCAGGTTGTACTTCTCTGAAATATTTTAAATTGCCTGAAGGAATAACTAATTTGGGTGGTTATATTATTAGTCTATGCATGGGGGTAGAGGAGCTACACTTGCCGAAAATTCCTTTGATAATGACCAATTTTACTTTCGCCAATTGTCAGGTGAAGCATTTGTATGCCTATGAGGAAAGGCCTCATAAGATAAATCAATATTTCTTTGATAATATCAATTATTCTACATGTACGCTGCATGTGCCAAAAGGTACGCGTGAGGCTTACGCTGCTGCTTACTATTGGCGCAATTTTGCAACTATTGTGGAAATGGATCATCAAACTGGCATTAATGCTATTGAAACCACTGAACCTGTAGAGGCGAAGAGTTTTGCTATTGATGGTACCCTTATTGAAGGTAAGAAAAAGGGTGTTAATATAATCAAGTATAACAACGGAAAAACGAAAAAGGTTTTAGTAAAGTAG
- the thiS gene encoding sulfur carrier protein ThiS: protein MKVNINNKETETQALNVKQLAEELNLPATGVAVAISNNMVPRDEWETTKILEGADIVIVKAFCGG, encoded by the coding sequence ATGAAAGTAAATATCAACAACAAGGAAACTGAGACTCAGGCTCTCAACGTTAAGCAACTGGCAGAAGAACTCAATCTTCCTGCCACAGGTGTAGCCGTTGCCATCAGCAACAATATGGTGCCTCGCGACGAATGGGAAACCACAAAGATCCTCGAAGGCGCTGACATCGTTATCGTAAAAGCTTTCTGCGGGGGATAA
- a CDS encoding thiamine phosphate synthase translates to MAKISLDRFRLQFISHQNEKLGYLDGIREALAGGCKWIQLRMKGATDDEVRPIALQVKEWCREQQVTFLIDDRVALVKELQIDGVHLGKNDMPIAEARKILGDGFIIGGTANTFEDVKAHYEAGADYIGCGPFRFTTTKEKLSPILGLEGYKDIIQKMKEESIDIPLVAIGGITKEDIPEIMKTGVNGIALSGCILHAVNPAEETREILALL, encoded by the coding sequence ATGGCAAAAATTTCATTAGACCGTTTTCGCCTGCAGTTCATCTCCCATCAGAATGAAAAGTTGGGTTATCTCGACGGTATCCGTGAGGCATTAGCTGGCGGATGCAAATGGATTCAGCTGCGCATGAAGGGAGCTACCGACGACGAGGTGCGCCCTATCGCCCTGCAGGTGAAGGAATGGTGCAGAGAACAGCAGGTCACCTTCCTCATCGACGACCGTGTGGCTCTCGTAAAGGAACTGCAGATAGATGGTGTGCATCTGGGCAAGAACGATATGCCTATCGCTGAAGCCCGCAAGATACTGGGCGACGGATTCATCATCGGCGGTACTGCCAACACCTTTGAGGATGTGAAGGCACACTACGAGGCTGGAGCCGACTACATCGGTTGCGGTCCGTTCCGCTTTACCACCACCAAGGAGAAGCTCTCTCCTATCCTCGGACTGGAAGGATATAAGGACATCATCCAGAAGATGAAGGAAGAAAGCATCGACATCCCGCTCGTCGCCATCGGAGGCATTACCAAGGAGGATATCCCCGAAATCATGAAAACGGGAGTGAACGGCATCGCACTCAGCGGTTGCATCCTCCATGCAGTAAATCCAGCTGAAGAAACCAGGGAGATTCTGGCTCTGCTATAA
- a CDS encoding thiazole synthase, with protein sequence MEKLVIAGREFNSRLFLGTGKFNNNQLMAEAIKASETEMVTVAMKRIELEDKQDDLLAHIVQNPNIQLLPNTSGVRNAEEAVFAAQMAREAFGTNWLKLEIHPDPRYLLPDSIETLKATEKLVKLGFVVLPYCQADPTLCKHLEEAGAATVMPLAAPIGTNKGLRMKDFLQIIIEQATVPVVVDAGIGAPSHAAEAMEMGASACLVNTAIAVAGDPVEMAKAFKEAVICGRRAYEAGLGAISDCAEASSPLTAFLND encoded by the coding sequence ATGGAAAAATTAGTAATTGCAGGCAGAGAATTCAACTCTCGCCTTTTCCTGGGAACAGGTAAGTTCAACAACAACCAGCTCATGGCTGAAGCCATCAAGGCTTCTGAAACTGAAATGGTTACCGTAGCCATGAAGCGTATCGAACTCGAAGACAAGCAGGACGATCTGCTCGCTCATATCGTGCAGAATCCTAACATCCAGCTCCTCCCTAACACCAGTGGTGTGCGCAACGCAGAGGAGGCTGTATTCGCTGCACAGATGGCACGTGAGGCATTCGGTACCAACTGGCTCAAGCTTGAAATCCACCCAGACCCTCGCTACCTTCTCCCTGACTCTATCGAGACTCTGAAGGCTACTGAGAAACTGGTGAAGCTCGGTTTCGTGGTATTGCCATATTGCCAGGCAGACCCTACCCTCTGCAAGCACCTCGAAGAGGCTGGTGCTGCTACCGTAATGCCACTCGCTGCACCTATCGGTACCAACAAGGGTTTGAGAATGAAGGACTTCCTGCAGATCATCATCGAACAGGCTACTGTTCCTGTAGTAGTAGATGCGGGTATCGGTGCACCAAGCCACGCAGCCGAAGCTATGGAGATGGGTGCCAGCGCTTGTCTGGTTAACACCGCCATCGCCGTAGCCGGAGACCCTGTTGAGATGGCCAAGGCTTTCAAGGAGGCTGTCATCTGTGGTCGTCGCGCCTACGAGGCTGGTCTCGGAGCCATCAGCGACTGTGCTGAAGCAAGTTCTCCTCTCACCGCTTTCCTCAACGACTAA
- the thiC gene encoding phosphomethylpyrimidine synthase ThiC has protein sequence MPNDNKAYAKREKAYMQGKLFPQIKVGMTKVNLTPTVVKDERGIPHTEPNAPVYIYDTSGPYSDPNYQVDLKKGLPRMREQWILDRNDTEQLQEITSEYGKQRLADHSLDHLRFEHIQLPRRAQAGKHITQMAYAKAGIVTPEMEYVAIRENMNCQELGIDTHITPEYVRDEIARGRAVLPANINHPESEPMIIGRNFLVKINTNIGNSATTSSIEEEVDKAVWSCKWGGDTLMDLSTGDNIHETREWIVRNCPVPVGTVPIYQALEKVNGKVEDLNWEVFRDTLIEQCEQGVDYFTIHAGIRRHNVHLADSRLCGIVSRGGSIMSKWCLYHDQESFLYEHFDDICDIVAQYDVALSLGDGLRPGCIADANDAAQFAELDTMGELVTRAWDKNVQAFIEGPGHVPMQKIKENMERQLDHCHEAPFYTLGPLVTDIAPGYDHITSAIGGAQIAWLGTAMLCYVTPKEHLALPNKEDVRTGVVTYKIAAHAADLAKGHPGATIRDNALSKARFEFRWRDQFHLSLDPELALKYFEEAGHTEGEYCTMCGPNFCAAKLTHDLRKYKK, from the coding sequence ATGCCAAACGATAACAAAGCTTACGCCAAGAGAGAAAAGGCGTATATGCAGGGAAAACTCTTCCCTCAGATCAAAGTCGGAATGACCAAGGTGAACCTCACTCCTACTGTGGTGAAGGACGAACGGGGCATTCCTCATACCGAGCCAAACGCTCCTGTGTATATCTACGACACCAGCGGTCCATACAGCGACCCTAACTATCAGGTAGATTTGAAGAAGGGACTGCCTCGCATGAGAGAGCAGTGGATTCTCGACCGCAACGATACCGAACAGCTCCAGGAAATCACCAGCGAATATGGTAAGCAGCGCCTGGCCGACCACAGTCTCGACCACCTCCGCTTCGAGCACATCCAGTTGCCTCGCCGTGCTCAGGCTGGCAAGCATATCACCCAGATGGCATACGCCAAGGCGGGCATCGTGACCCCAGAGATGGAATACGTGGCTATCCGCGAGAACATGAACTGCCAGGAGTTGGGCATCGATACCCATATCACTCCTGAGTATGTGCGTGATGAGATTGCCCGTGGACGTGCCGTGCTTCCTGCCAACATCAATCACCCGGAGAGTGAACCGATGATCATCGGACGCAACTTCCTCGTGAAGATCAATACCAATATCGGCAACTCTGCCACTACCTCCAGCATTGAGGAAGAGGTGGACAAGGCGGTATGGTCTTGCAAATGGGGAGGCGATACTTTGATGGACCTCTCTACCGGTGACAACATCCACGAAACCCGTGAATGGATTGTGCGCAACTGCCCTGTACCAGTAGGAACCGTGCCTATCTACCAGGCTCTGGAGAAGGTGAACGGCAAGGTAGAGGATTTGAACTGGGAGGTATTCCGCGATACCCTCATCGAACAGTGCGAGCAGGGTGTGGACTACTTCACCATCCATGCCGGTATCCGTCGCCACAACGTGCATCTCGCTGACAGCCGTCTCTGCGGCATCGTGAGCCGTGGCGGTAGTATCATGAGCAAGTGGTGTCTCTACCACGACCAGGAGAGTTTCCTCTATGAGCACTTCGATGATATCTGCGACATCGTGGCACAGTACGACGTAGCCCTTTCTTTGGGCGATGGTCTGCGCCCAGGTTGTATCGCCGATGCCAACGATGCAGCCCAGTTTGCCGAGTTGGATACCATGGGCGAGCTCGTTACCCGTGCCTGGGACAAGAACGTACAGGCATTCATCGAGGGTCCTGGCCACGTGCCAATGCAGAAGATCAAGGAAAACATGGAGCGCCAGCTCGACCACTGTCATGAGGCACCATTCTACACCCTCGGCCCATTGGTTACCGATATCGCCCCAGGTTACGACCACATCACTTCAGCCATCGGTGGCGCCCAGATAGCATGGCTCGGTACTGCGATGCTCTGCTATGTAACCCCGAAGGAGCACCTCGCATTGCCTAACAAGGAGGATGTGCGCACAGGTGTGGTAACCTATAAGATTGCCGCACATGCAGCCGATTTGGCCAAGGGTCATCCAGGTGCAACCATCCGCGACAATGCCCTCTCCAAAGCCCGCTTCGAGTTCCGCTGGAGAGATCAGTTCCACCTCTCGCTCGACCCAGAGCTCGCCTTGAAGTATTTCGAGGAGGCTGGTCATACCGAGGGTGAGTACTGCACCATGTGTGGTCCTAACTTCTGTGCAGCCAAGTTGACTCACGATTTGAGAAAATATAAAAAATAA